The Zingiber officinale cultivar Zhangliang chromosome 9A, Zo_v1.1, whole genome shotgun sequence genome window below encodes:
- the LOC122019906 gene encoding thioredoxin domain-containing protein PLP3B-like, whose amino-acid sequence MDPDAFRSTLSSLAFGNVIAAAARDYQKELLAKEKAQPSTSADEIVDLDELMDDPELEKLHAERIAALKKEVEKREVLKKQGHGEYREITEGEFLGEVTGSERVVCHFYHREFYRCKIMDKHLKALAPVHINTKFIKLDAENAPFFVTKLAIKTLPCVILFRNGIAFDRIVGFQDLGSKDDFSARALENLLKRKGIIDEKQNGNDDADDAEEYAPNRSITTSTVHYSDSD is encoded by the exons ATGGATCCCGATGCGTTTCGTTCGACTCTGTCCAGTCTCGCCTTCGGCAACGTGATTGCAGCAGCAGCGAGAGACTACCAAAAG GAACTGTTAGCTAAGGAGAAGGCTCAGCCAAGCACGTCTGCCGATGAAATTGTGGATCTTGATGAACTGATGGAT GATCCTGAACTTGAGAAATTGCATGCTGAAAGAATTGCTGCTCTCAAG AAAGAGGTAGAAAAGAGAGAAGTCCTCAAAAAACAGGGTCACGGTGAATATAGAGAGATAACTGAAGGGGAATTTCTTGGGGAAGTTACAGGAAGTGAACGAGTTGTTTGTCATTTCTACCACCGTGAATTTTATCGCTGCAA GATAATGGACAAGCATTTGAAGGCCCTAGCACCAGTGCACATTAATACTAAGTTTATCAAGCTGGATGCTGAA AATGCACCATTTTTCGTGACGAAATTGGCAATCAAAACACTGCCCTGTGTTATTTTATTCAG GAATGGCATTGCCTTTGATAGGATAGTCGGCTTTCAAGATCTTGGAAGCAAAGATGATTTTAGTGCCAGAGCTTTAGAAAATCTTCTTAAAAGAAAAG GAATTATTGATGAGAAGCAGAATGGTAATGACGATGCGGATGATGCAGAAGAGTATGCTCCAAATAGGAGCATCACGACTTCAACAGTAcattattctgattcagactaa